In Nitrospira sp., the following are encoded in one genomic region:
- the carA gene encoding glutamine-hydrolyzing carbamoyl-phosphate synthase small subunit, whose amino-acid sequence MKKAILALADGRVFEGRALGYESETVGEVVFNTAMTGYQEVLTDPSYKGQIITMTCPHIGNYGITPEDVESRRAWAEGFVVMEASRLASNWRSRQTLQESLKEAKIVAIEGIDTRALTRHLREHGSQQGIISHLDLDHERAVGRARQAPGIIGRDLAAEVTCARQYDWTTGTGDWTPSAYSRERGTSKPRRVVAYDFGIKHNILRRLVDVGCQVTVVPAATSAAEVDALKPDGIFLSNGPGDPEGLPYAAKAMEKLIGRYPIFGICLGHQILGLAFGLKIYKLKFGHHGANHPVMDLRTGKVEITSQNHNFAVEGPTSLLGVPKLPPVIDTRYGKLSLTHVSLNDYSIEGMACLDHPVFSVQYHPEAAPGPHDAAYLFDEFMQLMEKRHE is encoded by the coding sequence GTGAAAAAAGCGATATTGGCATTGGCGGATGGAAGGGTGTTTGAAGGCCGCGCTCTCGGCTATGAGAGTGAAACGGTCGGTGAAGTCGTATTTAACACGGCCATGACCGGTTATCAGGAGGTACTGACCGACCCGTCGTACAAAGGGCAGATCATCACGATGACCTGTCCCCATATCGGCAACTATGGGATCACACCGGAAGATGTGGAATCCCGTCGAGCTTGGGCAGAAGGGTTCGTCGTCATGGAAGCCAGCCGTCTTGCCAGCAACTGGCGGAGTCGGCAGACGCTTCAGGAATCATTGAAAGAGGCCAAGATTGTCGCGATCGAGGGAATCGATACAAGGGCTTTGACAAGGCACTTGCGCGAGCATGGATCACAGCAAGGAATCATCAGCCACCTCGATCTCGATCATGAGCGGGCGGTCGGGCGTGCCAGGCAAGCTCCCGGCATCATTGGTCGAGATTTGGCCGCCGAGGTCACCTGCGCACGCCAGTATGACTGGACGACGGGGACTGGCGATTGGACGCCGTCGGCATACAGTCGGGAACGTGGAACGTCCAAGCCTCGGCGAGTGGTGGCCTATGATTTCGGCATCAAACACAATATCCTGCGACGATTGGTGGATGTCGGCTGTCAGGTCACGGTGGTGCCTGCTGCAACCTCGGCAGCCGAAGTCGACGCGCTCAAACCTGACGGCATTTTCCTCTCGAACGGTCCGGGAGATCCGGAGGGCCTTCCCTATGCCGCGAAAGCAATGGAAAAACTGATCGGACGCTATCCGATCTTCGGCATTTGTTTGGGCCATCAAATTCTCGGCTTGGCCTTCGGCCTCAAGATCTATAAGCTGAAATTCGGTCATCATGGCGCGAATCATCCCGTGATGGATCTTCGGACGGGAAAAGTCGAGATTACGTCGCAGAACCATAATTTCGCGGTGGAGGGTCCCACATCACTCCTTGGTGTACCGAAGTTGCCGCCCGTGATCGACACCCGCTATGGAAAATTGTCGCTCACCCATGTCAGTTTGAACGACTACTCGATCGAGGGGATGGCCTGTCTGGACCATCCGGTCTTCTCGGTGCAGTATCACCCGGAAGCGGCTCCTGGCCCTCATGATGCCGCCTATTTGTTCGATGAATTCATGCAACTTATGGAGAAACGTCATGAGTAA
- the sppA gene encoding signal peptide peptidase SppA: protein MSNRLVMGMIGLLLSGCTFNFPLFPGPGPLQEAQVDGTGKAKVLLIEISGMISSQENEGLRATPSMVASVKEQLTRATKDEKVKAVVLRINTPGGTVTASDIIYHELKMFKASRNIPIIASIMDLGTSGGYYIAAAADQVLAHPSSVTGSIGVIMLTVNARGLLEKVGVEATAVTSGPRKDMGSPFRTMTTEERAIFQGLIDSFYQRFLNIVQEGRANLQMEQIKRLADGRIYTGEQAKTAGLVDDIGYLEDAIAMAKKKAGLTDARVVTYIRPGEYSNNVYSKVLAPSGLVGLADLDLMSFVRGGTPQFMYLWMP from the coding sequence ATGAGTAATCGCCTCGTCATGGGCATGATCGGATTGTTGCTCTCAGGCTGCACGTTCAATTTCCCGCTGTTCCCTGGCCCGGGACCTCTGCAAGAGGCTCAGGTCGACGGGACCGGCAAAGCAAAAGTGCTGTTGATCGAAATTTCCGGAATGATTAGTTCTCAAGAGAACGAGGGACTTCGGGCGACTCCCAGTATGGTTGCCAGTGTGAAGGAACAACTGACGCGGGCGACTAAGGATGAGAAAGTCAAGGCCGTTGTGCTTCGCATCAATACGCCTGGGGGAACAGTGACGGCCTCGGATATTATTTATCACGAACTGAAAATGTTCAAGGCCAGTCGCAATATCCCCATCATTGCATCCATCATGGATCTGGGCACATCAGGGGGCTACTATATCGCCGCGGCGGCGGACCAGGTACTGGCGCATCCTTCGTCCGTTACCGGTAGCATCGGCGTGATCATGTTGACGGTCAACGCGCGAGGGCTGTTGGAGAAAGTGGGGGTGGAGGCGACGGCGGTCACATCGGGCCCTCGCAAGGATATGGGTTCGCCGTTTCGAACCATGACGACCGAAGAACGGGCCATCTTCCAAGGATTGATCGATTCGTTTTATCAGCGTTTCTTGAACATCGTGCAGGAGGGTCGCGCCAATTTGCAGATGGAACAGATCAAACGGTTGGCCGATGGACGAATCTATACAGGCGAACAGGCCAAAACGGCTGGTTTGGTCGATGACATCGGCTATCTCGAAGACGCGATCGCAATGGCCAAGAAAAAAGCCGGCCTGACGGACGCCCGAGTCGTGACGTACATACGACCGGGTGAATACTCCAACAACGTGTATTCCAAAGTATTGGCGCCCAGTGGGCTCGTCGGTCTTGCCGATCTCGACCTCATGTCATTTGTCCGAGGAGGAACCCCCCAATTCATGTATTTGTGGATGCCATAG
- a CDS encoding DUF4149 domain-containing protein, with protein MRRLSRWGMVGCLTLEWVALAVWVGGMVVLSGAVIPAVFNTFGGQDSGGIFLTRAFEGYHRFVIGAGAILCATLCYRRWSGDPILDVGWGEMTVLAVMIAIAGLIIAVLHPNAAALQMQAFATKDETVKKTALEALFRVLMPIRSLYMLNLLLGLVLIGIKVNRSLHLDERL; from the coding sequence GTGCGACGACTGTCCCGCTGGGGGATGGTTGGGTGTCTTACGTTGGAGTGGGTTGCGCTCGCCGTCTGGGTTGGAGGCATGGTCGTACTCAGCGGAGCGGTGATCCCGGCCGTGTTCAATACATTCGGAGGACAGGATTCCGGAGGCATATTTTTGACCCGAGCGTTCGAAGGTTATCATCGTTTTGTCATCGGCGCCGGTGCCATCCTCTGTGCTACACTCTGCTACCGCCGGTGGAGCGGAGATCCGATCCTTGACGTCGGTTGGGGTGAGATGACCGTGCTGGCAGTCATGATAGCGATTGCCGGGCTTATCATCGCGGTGCTCCATCCAAACGCCGCAGCCCTTCAGATGCAGGCGTTCGCCACGAAGGATGAGACGGTCAAGAAGACGGCTTTGGAAGCATTGTTTCGCGTGCTCATGCCGATTCGATCGTTGTATATGCTCAACCTGTTATTGGGGCTCGTACTGATCGGCATCAAGGTGAACCGCTCGCTCCATCTGGATGAAAGACTGTGA
- the greA gene encoding transcription elongation factor GreA, giving the protein MPTPITKKGYDALKAELDRLRKIERPKVIEAIAEARAHGDLSENAEYDAAKERQGFIESRISELETKLADARVVETAGRTTETVVFGATVLVIEQESQAKKQYTLVGQDEADMKFNKISVQSPVGRALIGRRVGDFVEVKTPVKLVEYEVLEIKFEEV; this is encoded by the coding sequence ATGCCGACCCCTATTACGAAGAAGGGCTATGATGCGTTGAAGGCGGAATTGGATCGTTTGCGCAAAATTGAGCGACCGAAAGTGATCGAGGCGATCGCGGAGGCCAGGGCACATGGCGATCTCAGTGAGAATGCCGAGTACGATGCCGCCAAAGAGCGCCAAGGATTTATCGAGTCGCGCATCTCCGAGCTCGAGACAAAGCTCGCAGATGCCCGCGTGGTAGAAACCGCTGGCCGCACCACCGAGACGGTGGTCTTCGGTGCAACCGTGTTGGTCATCGAGCAGGAGTCCCAAGCGAAAAAACAATACACCTTGGTCGGACAGGATGAGGCAGACATGAAATTCAACAAGATCTCCGTACAGTCCCCTGTCGGTCGCGCGCTCATCGGCAGGCGTGTCGGAGATTTTGTGGAAGTGAAGACCCCCGTAAAGCTGGTCGAATACGAGGTTCTGGAGATCAAATTCGAGGAAGTCTGA
- a CDS encoding SAM-dependent chlorinase/fluorinase has translation MPDARPIITLLTDFGERDCFVASMKGVILSINSSAAIVDLSHQIASHQIQEAGYFLKSCYRYFPERTIHVAVVDPGVGTERRALLISAAGSFFVGPDNGLFTEVLEQEVGAKVWQINSPQYRLETLGSTFDGRDLFAPAAAWLSKGVPPTFFGPVVQDPIRRSVAIPVWHEELLVGKIISVDRFGNLISNITARQVREFRAAMGQTVEIHVGMHVIHQLVGSYSQGNRQSPSALINSSGNLEIFLQEESAAQSLQVGVGEEVRLC, from the coding sequence GTGCCGGATGCGCGCCCCATCATCACGCTCTTGACGGATTTCGGCGAGCGTGATTGTTTTGTGGCAAGCATGAAGGGGGTCATTCTGTCGATCAATTCCTCTGCTGCCATCGTCGATCTCTCACACCAAATCGCCTCTCACCAGATCCAGGAAGCCGGGTACTTCCTAAAGTCCTGCTACCGCTATTTCCCGGAAAGGACCATCCATGTGGCCGTTGTCGATCCCGGAGTCGGGACGGAGCGCCGGGCGTTGCTCATTTCCGCAGCCGGCTCGTTCTTTGTCGGTCCGGACAATGGGTTGTTCACCGAAGTCTTGGAGCAGGAGGTTGGGGCGAAGGTGTGGCAGATCAACAGCCCACAATATCGTTTGGAAACACTTGGGTCGACCTTTGACGGTCGGGATCTGTTCGCGCCGGCTGCCGCATGGTTGAGTAAAGGCGTCCCACCGACGTTTTTTGGACCGGTGGTTCAGGATCCAATCCGACGTTCCGTGGCGATCCCGGTTTGGCATGAAGAGTTGCTGGTCGGGAAGATCATCTCCGTCGATCGGTTCGGGAATCTTATTTCCAATATCACAGCGCGGCAGGTCCGGGAATTCCGAGCCGCAATGGGACAAACGGTGGAGATTCATGTCGGTATGCACGTCATTCATCAACTCGTTGGAAGCTACAGCCAAGGGAATCGTCAGAGTCCCTCTGCATTGATCAACAGCAGCGGGAACTTGGAAATCTTTCTCCAGGAAGAAAGTGCAGCCCAAAGCCTGCAAGTCGGCGTCGGCGAGGAGGTGCGTCTCTGTTGA
- a CDS encoding M48 family metallopeptidase has translation MIRPADQELDGLFSTPTDRRALLLHGVQGMLKLACVAGLGAGGVVSALAGCVRAPGTARDQFIYISEEKEIEMGISAYHELLRKAPLSDDIEVNGMVNRVGQRIAAVAKKPEYQWEFAIIRDDRMINAFALPGGKVAVFTGILKITKNEDGLATVIGHEVAHALQRHGAERYSRSILETIGQVGALAAGAAVGRPDAAMAAMSAYGVGVSLPFGRRQESEADYIGLKLMAQAGFDPREAVPFWERMSGCPRQMIDKVCFRSQHNIPEFLSTHPSDLSRINQIEAWLPEAMKYYHATQRDEEPRSTPYQPPIGPMLPPG, from the coding sequence ATGATACGGCCGGCAGATCAGGAGCTCGATGGACTGTTCTCAACACCCACTGATCGTCGTGCCTTGCTTCTGCATGGGGTTCAAGGAATGCTTAAGCTGGCTTGCGTGGCGGGTCTTGGAGCGGGCGGCGTGGTTTCGGCTCTAGCGGGATGTGTCCGCGCACCGGGAACGGCGCGCGATCAATTCATCTATATCTCTGAGGAGAAAGAAATTGAGATGGGCATCAGCGCCTATCATGAGTTGCTGCGCAAAGCTCCGCTGAGTGATGACATTGAGGTGAACGGGATGGTCAACCGTGTCGGCCAGCGGATTGCGGCGGTTGCCAAGAAACCAGAGTATCAGTGGGAGTTTGCCATCATAAGGGACGACCGCATGATCAATGCCTTCGCATTGCCCGGCGGCAAGGTCGCGGTCTTCACAGGAATCTTGAAAATCACGAAGAACGAAGACGGGTTAGCAACGGTGATCGGTCATGAGGTCGCGCATGCGCTCCAACGCCACGGAGCGGAGCGATACAGCCGAAGCATCCTTGAAACGATCGGCCAAGTCGGTGCGTTGGCTGCTGGAGCCGCTGTCGGACGTCCGGATGCGGCGATGGCCGCGATGAGCGCCTACGGAGTCGGAGTCTCCTTGCCGTTCGGGAGAAGACAGGAATCCGAGGCCGACTACATTGGACTTAAATTGATGGCGCAGGCCGGCTTTGACCCTCGAGAAGCAGTGCCCTTTTGGGAGCGGATGAGTGGGTGCCCCAGACAGATGATCGATAAAGTCTGTTTTCGATCGCAGCATAATATCCCGGAATTTCTTTCCACACATCCCTCCGATCTATCGCGTATCAATCAAATTGAAGCCTGGCTACCGGAGGCCATGAAGTACTACCATGCGACGCAGCGGGACGAAGAACCCAGGTCGACCCCCTATCAACCTCCGATCGGACCCATGCTCCCACCCGGCTGA
- the carB gene encoding carbamoyl-phosphate synthase large subunit, producing the protein MPKRTDIQSILMIGSGPIIIGQACEFDYSGTQACKALKAEGYKVILINSNPATIMTDPEMADRTYVEPITLDVVEKVIDRERPDALLPTMGGQTALNTTMGLVKRGVLEKYGVALIGASAEAIHKAEDREAFKQAMHRIGLRVPKSGTAHQRQEALAILDTVGFPAIIRPSFTMGGTGGNIAYNREEFERLIDWGLAMSPVSQVLIEESVIGWKEYELEVMRDLKDNVVIVCPIENFDPMGVHTGDSITVAPAMTLTDKEYQRMRDAALGIIREIGVETGGSNIQFGINPTNGEMVVIEMNPRVSRSSALASKATGFPIAKIAAKLAIGYTLDEITNDITGVTKASFEPTIDYVVVKIPRFAFQKFKGADPTLTTQMKSVGEAMAIGRTFKESLQKAIRSLELELNGFASRLGLDRGVPAGFNRAEAIEKLSRVLRTPVPERLWYVADAMRLGFTDEELFATTRIDPWFLEQVRQLVDFERMLAGSAADPATVLGSGLLWDAKELGFSDDRIAQLLGCEATAVQSARTEHRTRGVTYKRVDTCAAEFEAQTPYLYSTYGMECEARPSDRRKVVILGGGPNRIGQGIEFDYCCVHAAMALREEAIDTIMVNCNPETVSTDYDTSDRLYFEPLTHEDVLNIVHRERPVGVVLQFGGQTPLKLALPLSKAGVRILGTSPDAIDLAEDRERFRGLLNKLGLMQAESGTARSIEEAVQIAGRISYPVMVRPSYVLGGRSMQIVYDETGLLEYMHSAVKASPNHPVLIDKYLADAIEVDADAISDGETVVVAGIMEHIEEAGVHSGDSACSLPPYTLTKPIARDIERQMRLLALELGVVGLMNAQFAVKGRTIYVLEVNPRGSRTVPFVSKAIGVPLAKLAMKVMMGKTLRELGFTEAPLPTHFSVKEAVFPFNKFPGVDVLLGPEMKSTGEVMGIDGDFGWAFAKSQAGAGAVLPTSGTAFVSVKQADRPVALDLAKRLGALGFQIQATSGTAGYLSEHGVEVSTVNKVKEGRPHIVDHIKNGAVALVINTVRTASGHVDSLSIRREALHRGVPYFTTMRGAHAAVMGIEATAQKGLAIRTLQEYHRP; encoded by the coding sequence ATGCCTAAACGAACGGACATTCAGTCAATCCTCATGATCGGGTCCGGTCCCATTATCATCGGCCAAGCCTGTGAGTTCGATTATTCCGGCACACAGGCCTGCAAAGCGCTGAAAGCGGAGGGTTATAAAGTCATCCTCATCAACAGCAATCCGGCGACGATCATGACGGATCCGGAAATGGCTGACCGGACGTATGTCGAACCGATTACCTTGGATGTGGTTGAGAAGGTGATCGATCGCGAGCGCCCGGACGCCTTGCTTCCCACCATGGGTGGGCAAACGGCCCTGAACACCACGATGGGGTTGGTGAAACGAGGAGTCCTCGAGAAATACGGGGTCGCTCTCATCGGCGCTTCAGCTGAAGCCATTCATAAAGCGGAGGATCGGGAAGCGTTCAAGCAGGCGATGCATCGAATCGGCCTGCGGGTGCCGAAGAGCGGGACCGCGCACCAGCGACAGGAAGCACTGGCGATTCTTGATACCGTCGGCTTTCCCGCCATCATTCGTCCGTCCTTCACCATGGGAGGGACCGGCGGAAACATCGCTTATAATCGCGAGGAATTCGAGAGGCTGATCGATTGGGGGCTCGCCATGAGTCCGGTCAGTCAGGTGCTGATCGAAGAATCGGTCATTGGGTGGAAAGAGTATGAATTGGAGGTCATGCGTGATCTGAAGGACAACGTCGTCATCGTGTGTCCGATTGAGAACTTCGATCCGATGGGCGTGCACACCGGAGACAGCATTACGGTCGCGCCGGCCATGACGTTGACCGACAAAGAATACCAACGGATGCGGGATGCGGCTCTCGGTATCATCCGAGAGATCGGAGTCGAGACGGGAGGGTCCAATATTCAGTTCGGCATCAACCCAACCAACGGGGAGATGGTCGTCATTGAAATGAATCCTCGGGTATCTCGAAGCTCGGCGCTGGCATCGAAGGCGACCGGGTTTCCGATCGCGAAGATCGCCGCCAAATTGGCCATCGGATATACCTTGGATGAGATTACCAATGACATAACCGGCGTCACAAAGGCATCGTTTGAACCGACGATTGATTATGTGGTCGTCAAGATTCCGAGATTTGCCTTTCAGAAGTTCAAGGGTGCCGACCCGACCCTGACCACGCAGATGAAGTCGGTCGGGGAAGCGATGGCGATCGGACGCACCTTCAAGGAGTCTCTGCAGAAGGCCATTCGCTCCCTGGAGTTGGAGCTGAATGGGTTTGCGTCACGATTGGGACTTGATCGAGGTGTCCCCGCCGGGTTTAACCGTGCGGAAGCGATCGAGAAACTTAGCCGAGTGCTGCGGACCCCGGTGCCGGAACGACTGTGGTACGTGGCCGACGCCATGCGCCTGGGATTCACGGACGAGGAGCTGTTTGCAACGACGAGGATAGATCCTTGGTTTTTAGAGCAAGTCAGACAGCTGGTGGACTTTGAGCGAATGCTTGCCGGTTCTGCCGCCGACCCAGCGACCGTCTTGGGTAGCGGGTTGCTCTGGGACGCGAAAGAGCTTGGTTTTTCTGATGATCGGATCGCGCAATTGCTCGGATGTGAGGCGACGGCAGTCCAGAGCGCCCGGACGGAACACAGGACACGAGGGGTCACCTATAAACGGGTCGATACCTGCGCTGCGGAGTTCGAGGCGCAAACGCCGTATCTCTATTCTACCTACGGCATGGAGTGCGAAGCCAGGCCCTCGGATCGACGGAAGGTCGTGATTCTGGGGGGAGGTCCCAATCGGATCGGACAGGGGATCGAGTTCGACTACTGCTGTGTTCATGCGGCCATGGCACTTCGAGAAGAAGCGATCGACACGATCATGGTGAACTGCAACCCGGAGACGGTGAGCACGGATTACGATACGTCGGATCGGCTGTACTTCGAGCCGCTGACGCACGAAGACGTCCTCAACATCGTCCATCGGGAGCGGCCGGTCGGAGTGGTGTTGCAGTTCGGAGGACAGACGCCCTTGAAACTTGCGCTTCCGCTCTCAAAAGCCGGTGTGAGGATTCTTGGGACCAGTCCCGATGCCATCGATTTGGCGGAAGACCGGGAACGGTTTCGTGGTCTCCTGAATAAGTTGGGCTTGATGCAGGCCGAAAGCGGAACCGCCCGATCCATCGAGGAAGCGGTGCAGATCGCAGGACGGATCAGCTATCCGGTCATGGTCCGTCCGTCCTACGTACTGGGCGGGCGTTCAATGCAGATCGTGTATGACGAAACGGGCTTGCTGGAGTACATGCACTCCGCAGTCAAGGCGTCGCCCAATCATCCGGTATTGATCGATAAGTACCTTGCGGATGCCATCGAGGTCGATGCCGATGCGATTTCGGACGGCGAAACCGTGGTGGTTGCGGGAATCATGGAGCATATTGAAGAAGCCGGGGTGCATTCCGGCGATTCGGCCTGTTCGCTGCCTCCCTATACGTTGACCAAGCCCATTGCGCGAGACATCGAGCGGCAAATGCGCTTGCTGGCATTAGAACTCGGTGTCGTCGGGCTTATGAATGCACAATTTGCCGTTAAAGGCCGGACCATCTATGTGCTTGAGGTCAACCCTCGTGGATCTCGAACCGTGCCGTTTGTGAGCAAAGCGATCGGCGTCCCGCTCGCCAAGTTGGCCATGAAGGTGATGATGGGAAAAACACTTAGAGAATTGGGCTTCACGGAGGCCCCTCTGCCGACCCATTTCTCGGTCAAAGAAGCGGTCTTTCCGTTCAACAAATTTCCCGGGGTCGATGTGCTGCTGGGGCCTGAAATGAAATCGACCGGAGAAGTGATGGGCATCGACGGAGATTTCGGATGGGCGTTTGCAAAGTCCCAAGCGGGAGCCGGAGCAGTCCTCCCGACATCGGGGACCGCCTTCGTGAGTGTGAAGCAAGCCGATCGTCCTGTCGCCTTGGATCTCGCGAAGCGGTTAGGTGCACTCGGGTTTCAGATTCAAGCCACCAGCGGAACAGCCGGTTATCTGAGCGAGCACGGGGTTGAAGTGAGTACGGTCAATAAGGTGAAAGAAGGACGCCCGCATATTGTCGACCATATCAAGAACGGCGCGGTGGCGCTCGTCATCAACACGGTGCGCACCGCCTCTGGTCACGTGGATTCGTTGTCCATCCGGAGGGAGGCCCTCCACCGAGGCGTTCCGTATTTCACGACCATGAGAGGCGCCCATGCGGCCGTGATGGGCATCGAAGCGACCGCCCAAAAGGGTTTGGCAATTCGCACATTGCAGGAATATCATCGACCATAA